In Ignavibacteria bacterium, a single genomic region encodes these proteins:
- a CDS encoding Shedu immune nuclease family protein, whose translation MATIKRTDSGIEYLFGLLKVKTKTLTRVAFWKIPRKAHQEDICLKIGRYSKNNFAPDTPEVENPKSELTLDNEEFQNLLAFLSENYEPFKKGVKEYIPIDEKFDHQQVKHLKAIFADPDKQKVLDFIAKNNILPEDLIASLQNQTRINAVREFENMLNQNLVEQKWQEWLKNNDWVLGSEFVRILDEREIDTENITDYLMQAYDGFLDIIEIKRPEGSLRYWADSQDHGNYVPSADLTKAITQATKYIYEVEREANSIKFLERVGNVKTIKPRCILIFGRSYNWNNEQREAFRILNSSYHNLSIMTYDHVLSRAKRIIGINDTEETNQNTGIGEIEADDFPF comes from the coding sequence ATGGCAACGATAAAAAGAACTGATAGCGGAATTGAGTATCTTTTCGGATTACTTAAAGTAAAGACGAAAACGCTTACGCGAGTTGCCTTTTGGAAGATTCCTCGTAAGGCACACCAAGAGGATATTTGCTTAAAAATTGGAAGATATAGCAAAAATAATTTTGCACCAGATACACCTGAAGTTGAAAATCCCAAAAGTGAATTGACTTTAGACAATGAGGAATTTCAAAATTTGCTTGCGTTTTTATCAGAAAACTACGAGCCGTTCAAAAAGGGAGTTAAGGAATATATTCCAATTGATGAAAAGTTTGACCATCAACAAGTTAAACATTTAAAGGCAATTTTTGCTGATCCAGACAAACAGAAAGTTTTAGACTTTATCGCGAAGAATAATATCTTACCGGAAGATCTCATCGCTAGTTTACAAAATCAAACAAGAATAAATGCAGTCAGAGAATTCGAGAATATGCTCAACCAAAATTTAGTTGAACAAAAATGGCAAGAATGGTTGAAAAATAATGACTGGGTGCTTGGGAGCGAATTCGTAAGGATTTTAGACGAGAGAGAAATTGATACCGAAAACATAACAGATTATTTAATGCAAGCTTATGATGGTTTTTTGGATATCATCGAAATCAAACGACCCGAAGGCAGTTTGAGGTATTGGGCCGACTCGCAAGACCATGGGAACTATGTGCCGTCAGCCGACTTAACCAAAGCTATCACGCAAGCAACGAAATATATTTACGAGGTGGAGCGTGAAGCAAATAGTATTAAATTCTTGGAACGAGTTGGTAATGTTAAAACGATAAAACCACGCTGTATATTGATTTTTGGAAGATCATATAATTGGAACAATGAACAAAGAGAAGCTTTTCGAATTTTGAATTCTAGCTATCATAATTTATCGATAATGACCTACGACCATGTTTTGAGTAGAGCCAAACGGATTATAGGAATTAACGATACCGAGGAAACAAATCAAAATACAGGCATAGGAGAAATTGAAGCTGACGATTTTCCATTCTAA
- a CDS encoding DUF87 domain-containing protein: MERYNLSLGFLNDFNHEQPEIYDLKDRFEHTYIVGKTGMGKSSLLERMAEYDIKQGIATIFIDPKGDSVKKLYELTEDKSRIIYISIKSPIVINPLNKEGYKLDNIIQEFIQILDVLVTLTASNPESTVLMREIIGVAMRSITKEEDKNLEYLTKFLLYPETRQKLLSTLRPMSDEYIYWKDFDEKDRNIPRNRYKIESAQRLASRLIEISTGEMKDFVIGKNELDITNIVENNKVVLVDTSRMNRNSRIYLSNLIVYAVLSYCEFADKKLNPLMVYVDEFQIVVSSLFSELLARSRSSKVGFTLAHQNFQQIPKNILGSIFGNVGTTICFRCGDEEAERFAPIFDVKTKDLFNLPKYQALVRLGTNNILVETYPPKLEDTPEIIIKEKPTITNQSFMFLGDEWINF; encoded by the coding sequence ATGGAAAGATATAATCTTAGTTTAGGATTTTTAAATGATTTTAATCATGAACAACCAGAGATATATGATCTAAAAGACCGCTTTGAACATACTTATATTGTGGGTAAAACTGGTATGGGTAAGTCTTCCCTACTGGAACGAATGGCTGAATATGATATTAAGCAAGGTATTGCCACTATTTTTATTGACCCTAAAGGTGACAGTGTTAAAAAACTTTATGAACTAACCGAAGACAAATCACGAATAATTTATATTTCGATTAAAAGCCCAATTGTTATAAATCCTTTAAATAAAGAAGGCTACAAATTAGATAATATAATTCAAGAGTTTATTCAGATTCTTGATGTTTTAGTAACATTAACCGCTTCTAATCCTGAAAGCACAGTTTTAATGAGAGAAATAATTGGAGTTGCTATGAGGTCAATTACTAAAGAAGAAGATAAAAATCTTGAATACCTTACTAAGTTTTTATTATATCCCGAAACAAGACAAAAGCTTTTAAGCACACTAAGACCAATGAGTGATGAGTATATTTATTGGAAAGATTTTGATGAAAAAGATAGAAATATACCTCGTAATAGATATAAAATTGAAAGCGCGCAGAGATTAGCTTCCCGTTTAATTGAAATCTCAACAGGTGAAATGAAAGATTTTGTTATTGGTAAAAACGAATTAGATATAACAAACATTGTAGAAAATAACAAAGTTGTTTTAGTAGATACTTCACGAATGAATCGTAATAGTAGAATTTATTTATCTAATCTTATTGTATACGCTGTACTTTCTTATTGTGAATTTGCTGATAAGAAACTTAATCCTTTAATGGTTTACGTTGACGAATTTCAAATAGTAGTTTCAAGTCTTTTCTCTGAACTATTAGCTAGAAGTCGAAGCTCTAAAGTAGGTTTTACTTTAGCACACCAAAACTTTCAACAGATACCTAAAAACATTCTTGGCTCTATTTTTGGAAATGTCGGAACAACTATTTGTTTTCGTTGCGGTGATGAAGAAGCAGAACGCTTTGCACCTATTTTTGATGTAAAAACTAAAGACCTTTTTAATCTTCCGAAATATCAAGCGCTAGTCAGACTGGGTACCAATAACATTTTAGTAGAAACATATCCGCCTAAACTTGAAGACACACCCGAAATAATAATAAAAGAAAAACCTACCATAACAAATCAATCATTTATGTTTTTAGGTGACGAATGGATTAATTTTTGA
- the radC gene encoding DNA repair protein RadC, which produces MTHLIDELLRPLLIKDEVLVNESSRLKTEAITSPEILYSILKEKTTDYFKEHFFVCCLDVRNRLISVDVISIGTLTASLVHPREVFETAIKRHSAQIIIAHNHPSGEAEPSEDDIKITKRLIEVSKYIGIEVIDHLIITETSYLSFKNKGLI; this is translated from the coding sequence ATGACACACCTTATTGATGAACTTCTTAGACCTCTACTTATAAAAGATGAAGTCTTAGTAAATGAATCATCAAGATTAAAAACTGAAGCAATAACTTCACCAGAAATTCTTTACTCAATACTTAAAGAAAAGACCACCGATTATTTCAAAGAACATTTTTTCGTTTGCTGTTTAGATGTCAGAAACAGGCTAATCTCTGTTGATGTTATTAGTATCGGAACATTGACCGCAAGTCTTGTACACCCACGAGAAGTCTTTGAAACCGCTATTAAAAGACACTCTGCACAGATAATTATTGCTCATAACCACCCGTCAGGTGAAGCTGAACCAAGCGAGGATGATATAAAAATAACAAAGAGACTTATAGAAGTCAGTAAGTACATAGGAATTGAGGTTATTGACCATTTAATTATAACCGAAACATCTTATCTATCCTTTAAGAATAAAGGGCTAATTTAG
- a CDS encoding ArdC-like ssDNA-binding domain-containing protein — MLPKVKQVLDQVIEQFKTANIPEAIAYSMYPIPNIPSAKWSLMNHLIMFFSKTSDARGYRQWLEVNRHVKKGAKSFSILVPYFKKQKDKKDEEVLTLVGFVSGNVFRFEDTDGELLDYQKLVLPELPLIERAKEWGISVEAIPGNYEHYGYYSPDKKIIALATPEEKTFFHELCHCADEKIKGKLKNGQDPLQEIIAELGAHTLCRIVGKNGDKYFGNSYRYIESYAKDLNITPHSAVLRVVSDVEKILNLILRKELNLVHA, encoded by the coding sequence ATGCTTCCAAAAGTAAAGCAGGTTTTAGATCAAGTTATTGAACAATTTAAAACCGCCAATATACCTGAAGCTATTGCTTATTCGATGTACCCTATTCCCAATATACCGTCAGCGAAATGGAGTTTGATGAATCACCTCATTATGTTTTTCTCAAAGACAAGTGATGCCAGAGGTTATCGTCAATGGCTTGAAGTAAACCGACATGTTAAAAAGGGAGCTAAATCGTTTTCAATATTAGTCCCCTATTTCAAGAAGCAGAAAGACAAGAAAGATGAAGAAGTTTTAACACTTGTCGGTTTTGTTTCCGGAAATGTCTTTCGCTTTGAAGACACAGACGGCGAATTACTTGACTATCAAAAATTAGTCTTGCCTGAACTTCCTCTGATTGAAAGAGCAAAAGAGTGGGGCATATCAGTAGAAGCAATTCCAGGAAACTACGAACATTACGGATATTACAGCCCTGATAAGAAAATAATCGCTTTAGCAACTCCTGAAGAAAAAACCTTTTTTCATGAATTATGCCATTGTGCTGATGAAAAAATAAAAGGCAAATTGAAAAATGGTCAAGATCCATTACAGGAAATAATTGCCGAACTTGGCGCTCATACTCTTTGCCGAATAGTCGGAAAAAACGGAGATAAATATTTTGGCAATTCTTACCGCTATATAGAGAGTTATGCTAAAGACTTGAATATCACTCCACACTCCGCAGTTTTGCGAGTCGTTTCAGATGTTGAAAAAATCTTAAACTTAATTCTAAGAAAGGAGTTAAACCTTGTACACGCCTAA
- a CDS encoding TolC family protein — translation MKHIICLILLILVYRNIIGQDNLPQSISLSDAERIARENKPELKKGINKISSARGKYLIGISPQMPELSLTYDFVPLGTGLGNYEERSIELNQNIEFPLKTIYKSNQLNNSIDIVRAENEVTNLNVINDVRRAYIILLEKQALINIAEENSIVANEFKTKSTIRYNVGEATNLEKLTADVQYTQALNNLEVIKNQYKNALSDLLYSIGIKEISNDYNPLLTDSLIYIPFSETIEMVLLKTKNTNPLLLLSGLKKSNSLIGKKIAISSYLPDFSLGYKRQSINGVNNYYGVNFGISVPLWFMFDQKGKIEEANAEIKISENEFDENYISVVNATKKAFVNLKNSEKQILLYKNALIPESEEIYRVANASYQIGEITYLEYLQANQTLIKTKENYFSVLKDYNLNIIELEKAIGKKLF, via the coding sequence ATGAAACATATTATATGTTTGATATTACTAATCCTTGTATATAGAAATATTATAGGACAGGATAATCTTCCTCAAAGTATAAGTTTATCAGACGCAGAAAGAATAGCAAGAGAAAACAAACCGGAACTAAAAAAAGGTATCAATAAAATCTCCTCTGCAAGAGGTAAATATTTAATTGGTATTTCTCCTCAAATGCCGGAATTGTCCCTGACCTATGATTTTGTTCCGTTAGGCACAGGCTTAGGCAACTATGAAGAGAGAAGTATAGAACTCAATCAAAACATTGAATTTCCTTTAAAGACAATTTATAAAAGCAACCAACTTAATAATTCAATTGATATAGTCAGAGCAGAAAATGAAGTTACAAATTTAAATGTAATAAATGATGTAAGGAGAGCATATATTATTTTACTTGAAAAGCAAGCTTTAATAAACATTGCTGAAGAGAATAGTATTGTAGCAAATGAGTTTAAGACAAAATCAACAATCCGTTATAACGTTGGTGAGGCAACCAATCTTGAAAAATTAACAGCAGATGTTCAATATACTCAAGCCTTAAACAATCTCGAAGTAATAAAGAATCAGTATAAGAATGCATTAAGTGATTTACTATATTCAATTGGGATAAAGGAAATTTCTAATGATTATAATCCATTATTAACCGATTCATTAATATATATACCTTTTTCCGAAACCATTGAAATGGTGCTTCTAAAAACAAAAAATACTAATCCGTTACTATTGCTTTCCGGGTTAAAAAAATCAAATTCACTCATCGGGAAGAAAATAGCAATAAGCTCTTATCTACCGGATTTTTCGCTTGGATATAAACGTCAATCAATAAACGGAGTAAATAATTATTATGGTGTGAACTTTGGCATATCAGTTCCCTTGTGGTTTATGTTTGACCAAAAAGGCAAAATTGAAGAAGCAAATGCAGAGATAAAAATATCAGAAAACGAATTCGATGAAAACTACATTAGTGTTGTAAATGCAACAAAAAAAGCATTTGTGAATTTAAAAAACAGCGAGAAACAAATTTTACTATACAAAAATGCATTAATACCCGAATCAGAAGAAATTTACAGGGTTGCAAATGCAAGCTATCAAATTGGTGAGATTACATATCTTGAATATTTACAGGCTAACCAAACGCTAATTAAAACAAAAGAAAATTATTTCTCGGTTCTTAAAGACTACAATTTGAATATAATCGAGCTTGAAAAAGCTATTGGTAAAAAATTATTTTAA
- a CDS encoding efflux RND transporter periplasmic adaptor subunit, protein MKNILIILFIIILVSGCGNEKIEESKENKTENTEKEKIESVILSKESQEKINLETEVIKEEQYNSFIKIPAVVITDQNYEAQVGPIVAGRVKTVFANVGSYVNAGQTIMLIEGLEIGVLKADFLKAKTTLDFTEQEFNRQKSLSEQNAGSQKNLISSKAEFEKARAEFNSMDKKIHSIGLKDEDIVNDKNDLHTSGDLAIKSPISGVIVERNVVVGQYVESSTIAFKILNTKSLLVDGQIYENDFNKLGNNKSVEFKTPSVPNEIFSCEIVYKGQSIDEKTRMIKVRAKVSNPRSRLLPQMFGDLMIKLAESKSGLFVPSSAIHKDNEQSFIFIQENDSTFKMIEVKTGVEFDEKVEIVSGLKENDRIVVNGVFELKSELQKESFGEGE, encoded by the coding sequence ATGAAAAATATATTAATAATATTATTTATAATAATACTTGTTTCCGGTTGCGGAAATGAAAAGATAGAAGAAAGCAAAGAAAATAAGACCGAAAATACTGAAAAGGAAAAAATCGAATCAGTGATTTTATCTAAAGAGTCACAGGAAAAAATTAACTTGGAAACGGAAGTCATTAAAGAAGAACAATATAACAGTTTTATAAAAATACCCGCTGTTGTAATTACAGACCAGAATTATGAAGCACAGGTAGGACCAATAGTAGCAGGAAGAGTAAAAACTGTTTTTGCAAATGTCGGGTCTTATGTAAATGCAGGTCAAACTATAATGCTTATTGAAGGGCTCGAAATCGGTGTACTGAAAGCAGATTTTTTAAAAGCTAAAACAACACTGGATTTCACTGAGCAAGAATTCAACAGACAGAAATCTCTTTCAGAACAAAATGCGGGTTCGCAAAAAAACTTAATTTCGTCGAAAGCCGAATTCGAAAAAGCTCGGGCTGAATTTAATTCTATGGATAAGAAAATCCATTCTATTGGGCTTAAAGATGAAGATATTGTAAACGATAAAAATGATTTACACACTTCAGGTGATTTAGCAATTAAATCACCAATAAGCGGAGTGATAGTTGAACGCAATGTGGTAGTTGGACAGTATGTGGAATCTTCTACAATCGCATTTAAAATTCTTAACACAAAATCACTTCTTGTTGACGGACAAATTTATGAGAATGATTTTAATAAACTCGGAAACAATAAATCTGTAGAATTCAAAACGCCGTCAGTTCCAAACGAGATATTCTCATGCGAAATAGTATATAAAGGTCAGTCGATAGATGAAAAAACAAGAATGATAAAAGTCAGGGCAAAGGTAAGTAATCCAAGAAGCAGATTGTTGCCTCAAATGTTCGGTGATTTGATGATCAAATTGGCTGAAAGCAAAAGTGGTTTATTCGTTCCTTCATCAGCCATTCATAAAGATAACGAACAAAGTTTTATTTTTATTCAGGAAAACGACAGTACATTTAAAATGATTGAGGTCAAAACCGGTGTGGAGTTTGATGAAAAAGTAGAAATAGTTTCCGGATTAAAAGAAAATGATAGAATAGTTGTTAATGGGGTATTCGAATTAAAATCCGAATTACAAAAAGAATCATTCGGAGAGGGAGAATAG
- a CDS encoding CusA/CzcA family heavy metal efflux RND transporter encodes MLEKIISRTLHYRNYVVIFSLLIIGIGIFVYQKLPIDAFPDVTNVQVEIVGKAPGLSALEIEKFVTFPVEYSMRGVPDLVQMRSITKFGLSVITLVFKDNVDIYFARNLVFQRLQEAREKVPEGVDVEMGPVATAMGEIYQFTLEGKIPADEKEKQKYLTELRTMQEWIITPLLKTVPGVNEINSFGGYFKQYQVVVSPDKLIKYDLTVEDVFTAIQKNNKNVGGNILNKNSSQIIVRGVGLLKTESDLKNITLKSFNGTPVFIRDVAEVKIGEAVRQGAAMMNGKDESVGGIVMMLKGENGREVVKNVKEKVDEINNGNVLPKGIKIVPYYDRSDIVNSSVRTVIKALIEGAIFVVIILYLLLRNFRGAVIVIFALALSILMTFIVMKLTGLDANLMSLGGLAISIGMIIDATIIQVENVQRHLSEIKKEGNKLLTVLNAVIEVRKPSILGELIIAITFIPIISLEGLEGKMFTPLALTVAIALLSSLILSIFVIPALSSIFLKSGAEKESIIMKYAKKLYLPVLNWSLKRKYAVLVIAIILFSFTIYLLPKLGTEFIPVMDEGAFDMDVQLLPEVSLDKSLEINKKVAQILMKFPELKMVISRTGQTGVSVEARGIDKTGFTGIFIPRDQWKTATDNEEMVNLMRDSLASIPGIVFSFSQPIQCRIDELVAGTKAQLIVKLFGDDIDLLKVKADEISKVILGIRGATDVVVERVAGQPYLSINVDREKISRYGLNVSDVLNIMEITVGGMTSTQLYEDNKSFDVVVRFPEEYRNSVEKVGNILVPTPHGYNVPLSQLANISISKGPVQISRQDGQRRIGIEMNIKDRDIGTFVSEAQEKIKKKINLPAGYYTTWGGQFENQQRAMAKLLIILPVSILIILSLLFLTFKSFRLALLVIFNLPFALIGGVFALFISGLYLSVPASVGFIVLFGVAVLNGVVIVSYISQLRQDGMEIQEAIIKGCNDRLRPVLMTASIAIFSLIPMLYATGPGSEIQRPLATVVVGGLFTSTFLTLVLIPTIYSWFEKREVEKEL; translated from the coding sequence ATGCTTGAAAAAATTATATCCCGGACTCTTCATTACAGAAATTATGTTGTAATATTCTCTTTGTTGATTATAGGAATCGGTATTTTTGTATATCAAAAACTGCCAATCGATGCTTTTCCCGATGTAACTAATGTTCAGGTCGAAATTGTTGGCAAAGCTCCCGGATTGTCGGCACTTGAGATAGAAAAATTTGTAACATTTCCTGTTGAATATTCTATGCGCGGTGTTCCTGACCTTGTTCAAATGCGGTCTATTACAAAATTCGGATTATCTGTAATTACATTAGTATTTAAAGATAACGTTGATATTTACTTCGCAAGAAACCTTGTCTTCCAGCGCCTTCAGGAAGCAAGAGAAAAAGTGCCGGAGGGTGTTGATGTTGAGATGGGACCCGTTGCTACTGCAATGGGAGAAATATATCAGTTCACTCTTGAAGGAAAAATACCGGCGGATGAAAAAGAAAAGCAAAAATATTTAACAGAATTAAGGACGATGCAGGAGTGGATAATTACTCCTCTCCTGAAAACTGTTCCCGGTGTAAATGAAATAAATTCTTTTGGCGGATATTTTAAACAATATCAGGTTGTGGTTTCTCCTGATAAATTGATAAAGTATGATTTAACGGTTGAAGATGTTTTTACTGCCATTCAGAAGAATAATAAAAACGTAGGCGGCAACATTCTCAATAAAAACTCTTCACAAATCATCGTAAGAGGAGTTGGTCTTCTTAAAACAGAAAGTGATTTAAAAAATATAACGTTAAAATCATTTAATGGTACTCCTGTTTTTATTAGAGATGTGGCTGAAGTGAAAATTGGAGAGGCAGTCAGGCAGGGAGCCGCAATGATGAACGGAAAAGATGAATCAGTCGGCGGAATTGTGATGATGCTGAAGGGAGAAAATGGAAGGGAAGTTGTTAAAAATGTTAAGGAAAAAGTAGATGAAATAAATAACGGCAACGTATTGCCAAAAGGTATTAAGATTGTTCCGTATTACGACAGAAGTGACATCGTGAACAGTAGTGTCCGGACGGTAATTAAAGCCCTTATTGAAGGTGCGATATTTGTCGTTATAATTTTATATTTGTTGTTAAGAAATTTTCGCGGAGCAGTGATTGTAATATTTGCATTAGCTTTATCAATTCTTATGACCTTTATAGTTATGAAACTGACAGGGCTTGACGCAAACCTTATGTCGCTTGGAGGTCTGGCTATTTCAATCGGTATGATTATAGACGCCACAATCATACAGGTAGAAAATGTACAGAGGCACTTAAGCGAAATTAAAAAAGAGGGGAATAAATTATTAACTGTTTTAAATGCAGTGATTGAAGTAAGAAAGCCAAGCATACTCGGTGAACTTATTATCGCTATAACATTTATTCCTATCATATCACTTGAAGGTCTTGAAGGTAAAATGTTTACCCCCCTTGCTTTAACGGTTGCTATTGCACTCTTATCATCGTTAATACTTTCAATCTTTGTTATTCCTGCACTATCTTCAATCTTTCTTAAATCAGGTGCGGAAAAAGAAAGCATAATAATGAAATACGCAAAGAAACTATATTTGCCTGTTCTTAACTGGTCTTTGAAAAGAAAATATGCAGTTTTAGTTATTGCAATTATATTATTTAGTTTTACAATTTATTTACTGCCTAAATTAGGAACGGAATTTATTCCCGTAATGGATGAAGGTGCATTTGATATGGACGTTCAGTTACTTCCGGAAGTGTCACTGGATAAATCGCTGGAAATTAATAAAAAGGTTGCACAGATATTAATGAAATTTCCAGAACTGAAAATGGTAATATCGCGAACAGGTCAGACAGGTGTTTCTGTAGAAGCACGCGGTATAGACAAAACAGGTTTTACCGGAATTTTCATTCCGCGCGATCAGTGGAAAACAGCTACGGATAATGAAGAGATGGTAAACTTGATGCGTGACAGTCTTGCCTCAATACCCGGAATAGTATTCAGTTTCAGCCAGCCGATACAATGTAGAATAGATGAACTCGTTGCAGGAACAAAAGCACAATTAATAGTAAAACTTTTTGGAGATGATATTGACCTTCTCAAAGTTAAAGCAGATGAAATATCTAAAGTGATATTGGGTATTCGCGGTGCAACTGACGTTGTCGTCGAGCGTGTTGCCGGACAGCCTTATCTTTCCATAAATGTTGACAGGGAAAAAATTTCCCGCTATGGTTTAAACGTGAGTGATGTTTTGAATATTATGGAGATTACTGTCGGTGGAATGACGTCAACACAACTATATGAGGACAATAAATCTTTTGATGTTGTTGTTCGGTTCCCTGAAGAATACAGAAATTCTGTGGAAAAAGTCGGAAATATACTCGTTCCGACTCCGCATGGCTACAACGTTCCATTAAGTCAGTTAGCAAATATATCAATTTCAAAGGGTCCTGTACAGATTAGCCGTCAGGACGGACAGAGAAGAATAGGTATTGAGATGAACATAAAAGACAGGGACATTGGTACTTTCGTTTCGGAAGCACAGGAAAAGATTAAAAAGAAAATAAATTTACCAGCAGGATATTACACTACCTGGGGCGGACAGTTTGAAAACCAGCAGAGGGCAATGGCTAAGTTGTTAATCATTCTCCCGGTTTCGATATTAATAATTCTGTCGCTTTTGTTTCTGACATTCAAATCATTCAGGCTGGCATTACTTGTTATTTTTAATTTACCTTTTGCATTAATAGGGGGTGTGTTTGCACTGTTTATATCAGGATTGTATTTGTCAGTACCGGCATCAGTTGGATTCATTGTGTTGTTTGGAGTAGCGGTACTTAACGGAGTCGTAATAGTCTCTTACATTTCTCAGTTACGTCAGGATGGAATGGAAATACAGGAAGCAATCATAAAAGGCTGTAACGACAGACTTCGTCCCGTACTTATGACAGCTTCGATAGCAATATTCAGTTTAATCCCGATGCTGTACGCAACAGGTCCCGGTTCGGAAATACAGAGACCTCTTGCAACTGTAGTAGTAGGCGGTTTGTTTACATCAACTTTTTTAACTCTCGTACTTATACCAACTATATACAGCTGGTTTGAAAAGCGCGAAGTGGAGAAAGAATTATAA
- a CDS encoding P-II family nitrogen regulator: MKEIKAIIRKNKLTDVIIELKKVNDLPGITISEVKGFGKSQAEGAEHKIVDDLIEYVPKIKLEIVVNEDLVNIVVDTIQKTAHTGLPGDGKIYVYEIESVIKIRTNEKGESAI; this comes from the coding sequence ATGAAAGAAATAAAGGCAATAATCAGAAAAAACAAATTAACTGATGTAATTATTGAACTAAAAAAGGTTAACGACCTTCCGGGAATAACTATTTCTGAAGTAAAAGGATTCGGAAAGAGCCAGGCAGAAGGAGCAGAGCATAAAATTGTTGATGATTTAATAGAATACGTACCCAAGATTAAATTGGAGATTGTTGTAAATGAAGATTTGGTTAATATTGTTGTTGATACAATACAAAAAACTGCTCATACAGGTTTACCCGGTGACGGTAAAATATATGTTTATGAGATTGAAAGTGTTATCAAAATCAGAACGAATGAAAAAGGGGAATCTGCAATTTGA
- a CDS encoding tetratricopeptide repeat protein, which produces MKKHKLIIVGILILFLGYLFYQLNNYSKIPEHIHSIDDKKPEERTDEENIMVFERTLQTEPTNISIMLQLSELYLKTGQKSKSKDMIDDILKIDPANKEASEKLKQLN; this is translated from the coding sequence ATGAAAAAACATAAATTAATTATAGTAGGAATACTTATTTTGTTTTTGGGTTACTTATTTTATCAGCTTAATAATTATTCAAAGATTCCAGAACATATTCATTCTATTGATGATAAAAAACCTGAAGAAAGAACTGACGAGGAAAATATTATGGTCTTTGAAAGAACTCTGCAAACGGAACCGACAAATATTAGTATTATGCTTCAGCTATCAGAACTTTATTTAAAAACAGGACAAAAAAGTAAATCTAAAGACATGATTGATGATATTCTAAAAATAGATCCTGCAAACAAGGAAGCGTCCGAAAAGCTTAAGCAATTAAATTAA
- a CDS encoding cation transporter produces MTHNHNQNIAEYNKPILIGIALNVLFIAIEIFYGLMSNSVALISDAGHNSSDVISLILALITSLLKII; encoded by the coding sequence TTGACACATAATCACAATCAGAATATCGCCGAATACAACAAACCAATTTTAATTGGAATAGCCTTAAACGTACTATTCATTGCAATTGAAATATTCTACGGTTTAATGTCAAATTCAGTCGCTTTGATATCCGATGCCGGTCATAATTCCAGCGACGTTATTTCGCTTATCTTAGCTTTAATAACTTCATTACTAAAAATCATCTGA